The sequence tatgtaagtacctgctggttgtgtaataagaattctccGACATCCTAttttctaccaacctgatgaaactattttcggacaATATAAGTCAAAATGGGCTCCTTCAAAATCCTTTTCTTTATAAAAACATAtgtcaaattaaaaaaagaaaactttcgtGTCTTACGGCAAATTTGCATACAATCATTATATCCTTATTGCCGATGTTGAGAAACAGGCATATGTTGACATAATTTGATTCTCAAAACGTATGGTACCAGCAAAAGAACGTGGTCATAAGCTGCCATTGAACACCGTGTCTAATATGTACCTAATCTGACGGGAAAAATGTaacctagttcacctttatccgttgggtaacctatatccgttgtatttaaagaCAGGGTATTGAGGAATGTAAAGTCTACGGACGGTGgtttacagattgcatttttttcaaaatattgctgtttgaaaATACCGTCCGTTAACTTGACATACCGAATTCCCTGCTTTCAAATATAACGAATATATGTTacccccgcggataaaggtgaactaacgttaccgcTAACAGTTACATAGAACCAGAATAGTGTTATAAACTTCACTACGGTCGTGTATTACTAGCTCTTAGTCAGTATATTGTCCAGGAATAAGTCTTAGTCACAGTTTACTACCAATCATGGTCTTTTTTCTTCTAATCGAACAGCAAACAGTAGCAGCCTGGCAGAAAGTCTTCTACATCAGCGAGGCCATTTTCGTTTCCGGTTCCGTCATGGCTCTAGGGTTCCTCCGGACTGATCCGGTTTCCTGGGCAAAGGACCCGGATGAAGACAAACTACCGCAGCCAGCACGGGGTACATTGTTGAGCAATACCGGGGAGACTGACATAGCAGACGTTGATTCGGTGCTTATTTTCGAATCTACGGtttgaaaattgaaagaaaagtggCAGTGGTAGAGCGTACTCATATATCGTCCTCCTACGCAGTGTCTCCAACCGCCTGTTGTAGACACTGCTATCTAGAGGGCCACATTCAGTTACTGTCTgacctgcttataaatattaatgagcttatccTTATATGGGTACCAGTCAATCAGCACCCAGTGACCTTTGCgagatactttttttttttaaattgaaagGCCTAGAAAGGTCTATACTCTGATTGGCTAAAAGCTGGTTTGTGACGACGCCCACAGTAACTGATTGTggcccttcagatagcagggtcTACAACAGGCGGTTAACTAGCGCCGTTGAAGAcactgcgtaggaggatgccatGTATTGTCATAAATCTACACTAAAGTATTTCGACGGACAAATAAAATACCGTTTAATTTGTGATGTTCCAAATTTTGGTGTAATGGCATAGACATAGCGTTGTTTACATTTACTTTCTTAGATCTGCTTAGAAAATGTCTCTCCTTACTACAGAACTCTTGAGATCATGAAAATAAATCATCTTTATGGACGCCAGTTTAATAACTATTCATGAAAATAGCAATAGATTGTCAAAAAGCTGTCAAAAAGCTGTCAAAAAGCTGGCATAGGCCAGTGAAGAATTTCAGTAAAAGTATCAAATAAACCCACCGATTACTGTCATTGATCAATCGTTAAGAAACAGATCGAGCTGAATCATGTCATGTTTCATTATGATTCAGTATCAATTTTGCCCAGAAGGTTATCTTTtcgagctggtattagatacttattaGTCAGTACGTCCACTAGTtatagtctgtatctgtatctatatagccggtataaccgcccttcggcgtaacacaccagcttcgcaagcacgcggcgcggcagcagctggttatattacaccgaaagACACAACACACCTAACtcttgcacatctatctgcaagcgttctttaaaactacccagagaagatgcccctactgtgcttggtgataacaaattccactttacgatagttctgggaaagtacgaatgtTTGAAcgcatcaatcctaggttggtaacttgTAATTGAAGGCACGACTGTTTCGTTTTTTTAGCATATGGATGTATGTGGATGTTTGTAGATGGACGGCGCAACCCCTTAAGGCCTAAATATTATTAAAGATATTAGCAGTAGTTGGCAGGTAAATTGTTTTGAAAANNNNNNNNNNNNNNNNNNNNNNNNNNNNNNNNNNNNNNNNNNNNNNNNNNNNNNNNNNNNNNNNNNNNNNNNNNNNNNNNNNNNNNNNNNNNNNNNNNNNNNNNNNNNNNNNNNNNNNNNNNNNNNNNNNNNNNNNNNNNNNNNNNNNNNNNNNNNNNNNNNNNNNNNNNNNNNNNNNNNNNNNNNNNNNNNNNNNNNNNNNNNNNNNNNNNNNNNNNNNNNNNNNNNNNNNNNNNNNNNNNNNNNNNNNNNNNNNNNNNNNNNNNNNNNNNNNNNNNNNNNNNNNNNNNNNNNNNNNNNNNNNNNNNNNNNNNNNNNNNNNNNNNNNNNNNNNNNNCCAGGAAAAGGGTTGTCACTCCCTAAAGGCgcagtataaccccgtcgtgtgtaaacatgtgcgaacatgtgtaatcacgtcgaccgatgatgatgatgatgattggtcaTGATTTATGAATCATAGTAGGAACTAGTTGTAACGTAGATATGGGCACACTTTCTTTCCTTTTAAAAGCAGGGGTGGCTTAAGTTTCAGACTTGGAAAGAAATAACACAAGAAGTGGCTTACGGATCGTTATGATTTAGGTATGTAGGTAGATTTTACTGGAGATTCATTTATCGGTTGGTAATAATATAAAGAACAATCTAATTCACATGATAAATGACGAGCTCTAAAACTTCCCTCCGTGGCAGGGCTACAGGAACATATGACATTCGTACTGATATAGGAAGAACAATTATGCCAACGAAAACCACTACATTCAGAGTGCTTCCACAATTGGCTACCCCCACGTCGAGAATCGGTCAGCGGCATAAAGACGCGAAACATCTCCCAGTTGGACTCGATAAAAACAAGGACTGAACGTTTCAGAAAAAGCCCAATACCTTACATAGTGTCACTGCTAAACAAGAAGCCGGTTACCTccttataacctccttggttacctCTAGTCTTACTGAATATGTTGTCGTGTCCGTTTCCAATTGCCCCTTTAAAGGGgaattccactccagaagggggtggcgTTTTcgaatagataatgtgtcatgAATACATagtcagccgaattttgtggaattcaccttgggaggaattgcgcgatgtgtgttttgtaaaacaatatgacactcaccaAACcaatgcagaccctacccatgcattccctacacgcatagacactttgtttatcgtgcatattttcggaataaatgaggatcgctaagcacaccgaaatggcaaattgctcataagatagcaaaaaaCATATAataagacgagatttcttagcgatcctgaaattagttttctaaccttacctaaaagttttgcattgtattcagccataggattaattcaattagagggtactcggggagtttagtagaagactgactgcttttgaggcacgtggagcaactgggtactttatcgtataatgtgaagtatgcatttattacttttaaaaataatatctatcggaaattaacactcccgtgtggagtaaAATGCCCCTTTAATGTAAGACCAAATGAAACATGTACAGTTGAATTTTAAAACAAGTTACTTTTATTCTCACAACCATTGATATAAATGTGTAACTGTAAAAGAATGATTATGCTGTACAGAGTTTAATATAGACAATATCTTAATAAGCATAGTTCATTTTAAATAGCAGTATGTAGATAAAAGATGCTATGTAGTAAGGTTGTCGATCTGATTTTATTTTCCAGTGCAATTCAGTGCATGTGTTTGCGTGCgctatgaaacaaaaaaaactttgtgtgaaatgataaaataaatcatcatcaaatttgcataaataatgagagAATAGCCTCAATAGTGGTAAATGTCGTGAATTCCGTATACTCAAGGCAATTAACAGTTACGTGAAATGAAAGTCATGTAATACAAATAAAGCAAGCAGGATACATATATTATACATGCATTTGATAAAAATCATCGAAACAGAATTAGTAGGTCACCATTATGGCGGCAGAACGTATTAATGACAACACCTAATAACTGCATATTATCAATAAATATAGTTTTACTTCACACTGTTGTCTCGTAGACAAGCTCTGGCCAAGAGCCTTCTTCCTCGCCATTATAAAAGTCAGGAATTAACTTATCCCGTGCTGGCTGCGGCAGTTTGTCTTCATCCGGGTCCTGCGCCTCATCCGGGTACTGCGCCCAGGAAACCGGATCAGTCCGGAGGAACAGAAGGGCCATGACGGAACCGGAAACGGAAATGGCGGCGCCGATGTAGAAGACTTTCTGCCAGGCTTCTATTGTTTGCTATAGGTACAAAAATATCATAGTTATATGTAGTAAAGAGAACAGGACAATAACTCATTTTAAGGTGTCAACTGCAAATCTTTAGGGGTAATTCCAAACGGCAAAAAAATTAGCCCCTGAACAttatttgcaaaacatttttttcttaacacaGTTATCAATTGTAGAAAAACCTAAACAGTTCAGAATCCTTAAAAACGAAAATCTACCTTCTACAAGACCTGAACGTGGTTTAAATGCAACTTTCTGACAATGATAAGGAGACAGGGTGAGGAGCAGAAGATCCGcacaagtctcgacctagttctcgtaactctcgcgagaagtaggtcactccgtgaacaagatggattGATAGCCATTGAAAATTTCAAGGTACGTGTGATTACcttcaaaaagcagttactattAGTTGAACAATCTAATAACTATTGTTCAAAGAATAGAAatacgtatatgtatatatgttcgACATTTTTTGCATAAACTTACGTTTTCGTCTGTGAGAATTCCTACAACCATAGGGACAATGAATCCTGCACAGTTGGCCACGGTGTTGCTGATTCCGAACGCTACTCCAGAAAAAGCCAACGTGAGTTCGGTGAAGCATGGAAAAAAGCCAGGGATCATCACGCCTGACATGACCGTGGCCAGACACAACATGGCGATGGCTGCTGTGGAGTCACATCTCACGTGACCAACACCAGCAAGGCAGGCGGCAACCCCAACCAAAGCTGTTATGTTGAAAAAGACATGTGATTCGTAAGTACCGAGTCTGTcgcaccaaaaaaaaaactaaaatatgTCATGCCGATGATATGGACAATCGCAAACTgacaaataaagacaaaaaggAAAGGAAGTGAAGACCTCATATTCCTAAGCTTACCAGGACAAAGCATGTACTTGTTTATTATAACTGTGGCACTGATCACCAAAAAATGTGATAGGAATTCGAAACCAGCGTCTAAGAGCTGTTAAGGGATTTCTCTGCAGGTTGCAAGAGCTATTCAACATTAGAGAACACcatatctgctttgagataatcTAATTAACTAACTCCCACACCACACGGCCTGTTCCTCAAGACCAAAAATATAGGAGTGATTTCTGAAATAATTACACCcatgataataaaaacagctaccaggaaaaaaatacaacgTGCATTATCGCGCAAGTCCGttcagaggacctgccaaactaCATTCGAATCTGACAACGGAAAAATGCAGATACAGATGTGAACGCGCGTTACATCAACAGaaaaacaatactctgtcgccagaggttaccctccagtcacagagtaatgaCACAAAAAATTTCACAGTTCCAACTGAACAAGTACAGTTTTGATACGTTAAGGTTTAAAGCGCACATTAAACCCTTGTCCAACATTTTTGAAGACTTATCACAAATTTGCATATAAACATCTTTCTtgtagttgtttttttgtgtgatttctATACATATGCTATTCCAATGATCCAAGACATTAATATGAAAGTGCTGTAGTAAACATTATCATTTCCCCTCAAAACAAATTTCCCATGCTAATTCCTGAATGTttttaaaagacaaaaagtaaaATATCAAATTCCTGCCGCTGAGGTGTCATAAATTACGTAAGTCACCACAGCTGAAATACCATACAAGCATAAATATAGAAGTTTAATAGTTTTCTACATATAAAGAAGAATTTGAGAATATTGACTATCCATTTTTTAGTCTTTCTCGGGTATTGTGACCCTCATCAAGTAATGCTTAAATGAATGTGACTACCTTAAAAAAGATACCCGTTTAAAAGCTAAATAGAGATAAATTAAAGGAGATGGAGGGAGAAGCAGATTTAAGTAGTCTCAATTCTTACCTAACGTGCACGTCTTTCGAATGTTGGCTTTCTTAAAATCTGATCGCTTTATGACAGTATCAATAATGAGACTAGATAAGATCCTTGATGCCATCTGTGTCAGGTATGGCAAGGAAGACAAAGCTCCATTCTGGAAGATAAACGATATTAAAGTCGTAGGTGTGATGACATCCTTGTTCAACAACAGTTTTCGGCAATTTCAAAAAAGCGGTtcaactatactgtaaatcttaaaaagCTTTAAAAGTAAGCAAAGAAAATATGCCGTGGAATGCAAGAACAAAAATCGGAAACATATACTAATATACTATACTGACATAAGGTAAATCCGATAATTTTTTGGGGTCTAGCTTTTTTTCATTCGTACGCTGTcatgcatataatcaaatcaacatggcctattcCGCGACAAATGTTTCATTCAATTAATATAGACGTAAGAATTTGCACCAACATACACCCATTTACTGTTATAGTTGTATAACCTTAAGGAATAATATTTTGATGGCACTATGTGTTTAGTGCAACTGTTTATGATAATTAAattatattttttcttgttacaaaCAATATGACGATGTTGTATATTTGTGTCACAGACACTTTAACTTACCGCATCAATGTTGAAGTTGAGTATTGTATCCATGTACAATGGTAAACTGGTCAGCAGCAGGAAAAATCACCAGCATTCAGTACAGTGGATATACATCAGTACCCAGAGGTGAGGTGACAAAAACAATTTTAGCCACGGAATCTGCTTGtcctataaaaaaaattaagaaaacaatcTTAAAGagataaaaatgtttttgttgttgaccaTCACGGCAATACCTTACGATATCACGCCTGACTTTTCAGCCGCAGTAAACCGGTAC comes from Branchiostoma floridae strain S238N-H82 chromosome 19, Bfl_VNyyK, whole genome shotgun sequence and encodes:
- the LOC118406982 gene encoding sialin-like, with the translated sequence MDTILNFNIDANGALSSLPYLTQMASRILSSLIIDTVIKRSDFKKANIRKTCTLALVGVAACLAGVGHVRCDSTAAIAMLCLATVMSGVMIPGFFPCFTELTLAFSGVAFGISNTVANCAGFIVPMVVGILTDENQTIEAWQKVFYIGAAISVSGSVMALLFLRTDPVSWAQYPDEAQDPDEDKLPQPARDKLIPDFYNGEEEGSWPELVYETTV